The sequence gtagggtcgctcactgagatgattagcatctcacactcttaaattccgttcctctaggtaccaggttgtcggtgttcactcggagcggacttgatcttcctcgctgtatttgttcgcgcagtaccttgttcttcttttactgtagttgtaatatttcgttcacttttgctgtattctgtattttgtagtacttcataaagctctgtatactgtatgggacacttatgtatttgtattgcactggattactgtatttttattttggagtgctgaaatttgtggaaccagttcgtcgtactgtgggaggaataagggaacaattatagaagtgtgttttcagtgcaggaaattttgtggtaagtccatcccttaggggaggttctgccggatcttccacagaagggtccggtagggtttccctgggatcagggcttgtctagggttccggtggggaactttggacgggtcctgacagttggtatcagagcataggttcttgtaatcctaagggactgtgcattgctgtacagcccatccgtaaattccttccttttgtaatcgtgcttaagtgtccctgtttctaaactcttgtttgtttcttcagtttaatcgactacgatgagtcggcgggacacacgtagaactcgggaacgctcggctgagagttccgggagtcgatcaagccttagagatctggtctctcagctaactagagccttaggaggttcaagctctagtaaccgatccgtggatcaggctcgacgtttaggagccgtggagttcgatggaagccaaggcccagctgcagccttgaagtggctatccagcatggagaaaatcttggaagaggggatgcagtgccccgatgaggatatggtgaggatttctgggttcatgttagagggagacgcccggaagtggtggcaaatggagaagacccgcagaaggcatacgtgggaccagttcaagattgccttctctactgagttctgtcctcctgcctaccgtgaggcgagaaggagagagttcgagggactgcgccagggaaacatgacggtgacagagtacgagaggaggttccgggagctgtcagagttctgcatgcacttgattcccgacgatcacgcgaagaaggtgaggttcatagacgggttgaacgagagcatcggctacaccctttctgggtcagtacaccccacctatcagtccgccagggatgcagcgctcgagctagagagacaggcggagatacacagaccctcgaggcgcagaccgttcgaaggttcgtatagcggggtacctcgacagggggcatctaagaagagtcatagttcaggctcagacagtggtgggttcagccctcgaggcagatttcagaggagaggcggctatcgtatgccccaaccagcgcgccattccatcagcggcggcacgagctcatatcagcactctgggtttagccccaagccattctgcagacgttgcaatagagcacaccatgggatttgccagtttgagggtgtgtgctttcagtgtggacaggcgggacatattaagagaaattgcccttatggagaggcgggagtgttaggggcgagcccaccatcacatcaggccagtggatcgcggggtcagagttcccgagggagttatgcagtaggaggttcatcgggatcagtcccacagcctgttggaccgagcaggggtagaggacggaggccccagcagacagggcagggtcgagtgtttgcgatgacccagcaggaggccctagctacaccggacgtcgtggcaggtacgttgaatatatttggtaatgatgcattagtacttatagacccgggagcaacacattcatttatctccaaggaattcgtcactcgggtcggtatgacccctacttctttagaatgtctagtagagatagccactcctgcaggagaatccttgtggcctagccagttaatcaaggaatgtttcttctgcatcgaagatcaagtgatggaggcggacttgatcctgttggatctgtccggacttgatgtaattttgggcatggattggttggcaaggaaccatgcatctgtagattgtttcagcaaggaagttacattcaggaggccagggttgccagaagtagtattccgtggaggagttggaaggcccttaccgaggttgatatctacccttaccgccaagaagc comes from Ziziphus jujuba cultivar Dongzao chromosome 6, ASM3175591v1 and encodes:
- the LOC132804125 gene encoding uncharacterized protein LOC132804125, which codes for MSRRDTRRTRERSAESSGSRSSLRDLVSQLTRALGGSSSSNRSVDQARRLGAVEFDGSQGPAAALKWLSSMEKILEEGMQCPDEDMVRISGFMLEGDARKWWQMEKTRRRHTWDQFKIAFSTEFCPPAYREARRREFEGLRQGNMTVTEYERRFRELSEFCMHLIPDDHAKKVRFIDGLNESIGYTLSGSVHPTYQSARDAALELERQAEIHRPSRRRPFEGSYSGVPRQGASKKSHSSGSDSGGFSPRGRFQRRGGYRMPQPARHSISGGTSSYQHSGFSPKPFCRRCNRAHHGICQFEGVCFQCGQAGHIKRNCPYGEAGVLGASPPSHQASGSRGQSSRGSYAVGGSSGSVPQPVGPSRGRGRRPQQTGQGRVFAMTQQEALATPDVVAGTLNIFGNDALVLIDPGATHSFISKEFVTRVGMTPTSLECLVEIATPAGESLWPSQLIKECFFCIEDQVMEADLILLDLSGLDVILGMDWLARNHASVDCFSKEVTFRRPGLPEVVFRGGVGRPLPRLISTLTAKKLLNKGCQGYLAHVIDTRVSGVRLEDMPVVRDFPDVFPEELPGLPPEREVDFPIELIPGTVPISLPPYRMAPAELRELKVQLQDLVDKGFIRPSISPWGAPVLFVKKKDGSLRLCIDYRQLNKVTIPNRYPLPRIDDLFDQLQGAKVFSKIDLRSGYHQLRIRESDIPKTAFRTRYGHYEFLVMSFGLTNAPAAFMDLMNRVFRPYLDHFVIVFIDDILIYSRSQEEHVRHLKRVLQTLRQHQLYAKFDKCEFWLNQVGFLGHIVSAEGIYVDPDKVKAVLSWERPTTVREVRSFLGLAGYYRRFIEGFSRTAGPLHRLTRKNVEFSWTDRCEQSFQELKQKLTSAPVLTLPDGNEGFEVYCDASHQGLGCVLMQNQRVVAYASRKLKQHEQNYPTHDLELAAVVFALKKWRHYLYGATCQIYTDHKSLKYIFTQKELNMRQ